The following proteins are encoded in a genomic region of Cricetulus griseus strain 17A/GY chromosome 7, alternate assembly CriGri-PICRH-1.0, whole genome shotgun sequence:
- the LOC100769895 gene encoding deoxyribonuclease-1-like 2 isoform X5 — protein MGWPRSLLAALWALWAMEATALRLGAFNIQSFGDNKVSDPDCGSVIAQILAGYDIVLVQEVRDPDLSAVSLLMEQINRESKHEYSFVSSKPLGRDQYKEMYLFVYRKDAVSVISTYQYPDPEDAFSREPFVVKFSAPSSAAKELVLIPLHAAPHQAVAEIDALYDVYLDVIDKWNTDDMVFLGDFNADCKYVKAQDWVSIRLRSSEVFKWLIPDSADTTVGNSDCAYDRIVVSGAHLPKSLKAQSASVHNFQEEFGLDQTQALAISDHFPVEVTFKSH, from the exons ATGGGTTGGCCCAGGTCTTTGCTGGCAGCACTTTGGGCACTGTGGGCCATGGAGGCCACAGCACTGCGCCTTGGAGCCTTCAACATTCAGAGCTTTGGTGACAACAAAGTGTCAGATCCAGACTGTGGCAGTGTCATAGCACAG ATCCTGGCTGGCTATGATATCGTCCTGGTGCAGGAGGTGCGAGATCCAGACCTGAGTGCAGTGTCCCTGCTCATGGAGCAAATTAACAG AGAGTCTAAGCACGAGTACAGTTTTGTGAGCAGCAAGCCACTTGGACGTGACCAATACAAGGAAATGTATCTGTTTGTCTACAG GAAAGATGCAGTGTCAGTTATAAGCACATACCAGTATCCAGACCCAGAGGATGCCTTCAGCCGGGAGCCTTTTGTGGTAAAATTTTCAGCTCCCAGTTCTG CTGCCAAGGAGCTAGTGCTGATCCCTCTGCACGCAGCACCTCACCAGGCGGTAGCCGAGATCGATGCCCTCTACGATGTGTACCTTGATGTGATAGACAAGTGGAACACTGAT GACATGGTGTTCCTGGGTGACTTTAATGCTGACTGCAAGTATGTAAAGGCCCAGGACTGGGTTTCAATCCGCCTGCGCAGCAGTGAGGTCTTTAAATGGCTCATCCCAGACAGTGCGGACACCACAGTGGGCAACTCAGACTGTGCCTACGACCGGATTGTAGTGAGCGGTGCTCATCTGCCTAAGAGCCTGAAGGCCCAGTCAGCCTCTGTTCACAACTTTCAGGAGGAATTTGGCCTAGATCAGACCCAG
- the LOC100769603 gene encoding transcription factor E4F1 isoform X3 — MWPLPGGIHCLGGLCPAQDSEDLPSGPSRGPAHHPCCHCTAGPGGSGHIKEVIVAAEAEPGDGEMAEAPGSPNHQELGLIGEGEQAQVKLLVNKEGRYVCMLCHKTFKTGSILKAHMVTHSSRKDHECKLCGASFRTKGSLIRHHRRHTDERPYRCAKCGKSFRESGALTRHLKSLTPCTEKIRLSVSKATVVGKEEVPAGSSASPVGTVTSSVAGEPMETSPVIHLVTDAKGTVIHEVHVQMQELPLGMKALAPESPDPEELPCSSENNRENLLHQAMQNSGIVLERVAGEESTLEPSPPSVSSHQSLGEGPPELPLLEMEQIETVASEASMVPRAHPCPQCSETFPTAATLEAHKRGHIGPRPFTCTQCGKAFPKAYLLKKHQEVHVHERRFRCGECGKFYKTIAHVRGHRRVHSDERPFPCPQCGKRYKTKNAQQVHFRTHLEEKPHVCQFCSRGFREKGSLVRHVRHHTGEKPFKCYKCGRGFAEHGTLNRHLRTKGGCLLEVEEVVVSEESPSAAATVLAEDPHTVLVEFSSVVADTQEYIIEATADDTETSEATEIIEGTQTEVDSHIMKVVQQIVHQAGAGHQIIVQNVTMDQEAALGSEAAAADTITIATPESLTEQVAMTLASAISEGTVLTARTGPNSTEQATVTMVSSEDIEILEHGGELVIASPEGPIEVQTVIV; from the exons ATGTGGCCGCTGCCAGGTGGAATTCACTGCCTTGGAGGACTTTGTCCAGCACAAGATTCAGAAGACCTGCCATCGGGCCCCTCAAGAGGCCCTGCCCACCACCCCTGCTGCCACTGCACTGCTGGGCCAGGAG GAAGTGGGCACATCAAAGAGGTCATTGTGGCTGCTGAGGCAGAACCAGGGGATGGCGAGATGGCAGAGGCTCCAGGCAGTCCTAACCATCAGGAACTTGGGCTTATTGGGGAGGGCGAGCAGGCCCAAGTCAAGCTGCTGGTGAACAAGGAAGGCCGCTACGTGTGCATGCTATGTCACAAGACCTTCAAAACG ggcAGCATCCTTAAGGCCCACATGGTAACACACAGCAGCCGCAAGGACCATGAGTGCAAGCTCTGTGGTGCCTCCTTTCGGACCAAGGGCTCACTCATCCGTCACCACAGGCGACACACTG ATGAGCGCCCTTATAGATGTGCCAAGTGTGGAAAGAGCTTCAGGGAGTCAGGTGCACTGACTCGGCACCTTAAATCTCTCACTCCATGCACAGAAAAGATCCGCCTCAGCGTGAGCAAGGCCACAGTTGTGGGCAAAGAGGAAGTGCCTGCAG GGTCTAGTGCCTCCCCTGTGGGGACAGTTACATCATCAGTGGCAGGAGAACCCATGGAAACATCACCTGTGATTCACCTGGTAACAGATGCCAAGGGCACTGTCATCCATGAAGTCCATGTCCAGATGCAGGAGCTTCCCCTGGGCATGAAAGCCCTGGCCCCTGAG TCCCCAGACCCTGAGGAGCTTCCCTGTTCCAGTGAGAACAACCGTGAGAACCTGCTACATCAGGCCATGCAGAATTCTGGCATCGTCCTCGAGCGGGTTGCTGGGGAGGAGAGTACTCTGGAGCCGTCTCCTCCCTCTGTGTCCAGTCACCAGTCCCTGGGAGAAGGACCCCCAGAACTGCCACTGCTGGAGATGGAACAGATAGAGACA GTGGCCAGTGAAGCTTCAATGGTGCCTAGGGCACACCCATGCCCTCAGTGCAGTGAGACTTTCCCAACAGCAGCCACCTTGGAGGCCCACAAGAGAGGTCATATAG ggcCGAGGCCATTCACCTGCACACAGTGTGGCAAGGCCTTCCCCAAAGCCTACCTGCTGAAGAAGCACCAGGAGGTGCATGTGCACGAGCGCCGCTTCCGTTGTGGAGAGTGTGGGAAGTTTTATAAGACCATTGCCCATGTGCGGGGCCACCGACGTGTCCACTCAGATGAGAGGCCTTTCCCTTGTCCCCAGTGTGGCAAGCGTTACAAAACCAAG AATGCCCAGCAGGTGCACTTCCGGACACATCTGGAAGAGAAGCCCCACGTGTGCCAGTTCTGCAGCCGAGGCTTCCGAGAAAAGGGCTCACTGGTGCGGCACGTGAGGCACCACACAGGCGAGAAGCCTTTCAAGTGCTACAAGTGTGGCCGTGGCTTTGCAGAGCATGGCACACTCAACCGGCACCTGCGCACCAAAG GGGGTTGCCTGCTGGaagtggaggaggtggtggtgtctGAGGAGAGCCCCTCTGCGGCTGCCACTGTGCTTGCAGAAGACCCCCACACCGTGCTGGTGGAGTTCTCATCTGTGGTGGCTGATACCCAAGAGTATATTATTGAG GCTACTGCAGATGACACAGAGACCAGTGAAGCCACCGAGATCATTGAGGGCACCCAGACAGAG GTGGACAGTCACATCATGAAGGTGGTACAGCAGATTGTGCACCAGGCTGGTGCTGGGCACCAGATCATCGTACAAAATGTGACCATGGACCAGGAGGCAGCACTGGGCTCAGAGGCAGCTGCTGCTGACACGATCACCATTGCCACTCCTGAGAGTCTTACTGAGCAGGTGGCCATGACACTGGCTTCAGCAATCAGTGAAGGCACTGTGCTCACAGCCCGCACAGGTCCAAACAGTACTGAACAGGCCACTGTGACAATGGTGTCATCAGAGGACATAGAGATCCTTGAGCATGGAGGAGAGCTGGTCATTGCTTCACCAGAGGGCCCAATTGAGGTGCAGACAGTCATCGTATAG
- the LOC100769895 gene encoding deoxyribonuclease-1-like 2 isoform X4, with protein sequence MPDLVGYLYAMNWYGFVLFLGHSCPQAFCFAMGWPRSLLAALWALWAMEATALRLGAFNIQSFGDNKVSDPDCGSVIAQILAGYDIVLVQEVRDPDLSAVSLLMEQINRESKHEYSFVSSKPLGRDQYKEMYLFVYRKDAVSVISTYQYPDPEDAFSREPFVVKFSAPSSAAKELVLIPLHAAPHQAVAEIDALYDVYLDVIDKWNTDDMVFLGDFNADCKYVKAQDWVSIRLRSSEVFKWLIPDSADTTVGNSDCAYDRIVVSGAHLPKSLKAQSASVHNFQEEFGLDQTQALAISDHFPVEVTFKSH encoded by the exons ATGCCTGACCTAGTTGGATACCTCTATGCTATGAACTGGTACGGCTTTGTGTTATTCTTGGGACATTCCTGTCCCCAGGCTTTCTGCTTTGCCATGGGTTGGCCCAGGTCTTTGCTGGCAGCACTTTGGGCACTGTGGGCCATGGAGGCCACAGCACTGCGCCTTGGAGCCTTCAACATTCAGAGCTTTGGTGACAACAAAGTGTCAGATCCAGACTGTGGCAGTGTCATAGCACAG ATCCTGGCTGGCTATGATATCGTCCTGGTGCAGGAGGTGCGAGATCCAGACCTGAGTGCAGTGTCCCTGCTCATGGAGCAAATTAACAG AGAGTCTAAGCACGAGTACAGTTTTGTGAGCAGCAAGCCACTTGGACGTGACCAATACAAGGAAATGTATCTGTTTGTCTACAG GAAAGATGCAGTGTCAGTTATAAGCACATACCAGTATCCAGACCCAGAGGATGCCTTCAGCCGGGAGCCTTTTGTGGTAAAATTTTCAGCTCCCAGTTCTG CTGCCAAGGAGCTAGTGCTGATCCCTCTGCACGCAGCACCTCACCAGGCGGTAGCCGAGATCGATGCCCTCTACGATGTGTACCTTGATGTGATAGACAAGTGGAACACTGAT GACATGGTGTTCCTGGGTGACTTTAATGCTGACTGCAAGTATGTAAAGGCCCAGGACTGGGTTTCAATCCGCCTGCGCAGCAGTGAGGTCTTTAAATGGCTCATCCCAGACAGTGCGGACACCACAGTGGGCAACTCAGACTGTGCCTACGACCGGATTGTAGTGAGCGGTGCTCATCTGCCTAAGAGCCTGAAGGCCCAGTCAGCCTCTGTTCACAACTTTCAGGAGGAATTTGGCCTAGATCAGACCCAG
- the LOC100769603 gene encoding transcription factor E4F1 isoform X2 — MEGAMAVRVTAAHTAEARAEAGREAGEGGVAAAAVALSSGGFLGLPAPFSEEDEDDVHRCGRCQVEFTALEDFVQHKIQKTCHRAPQEALPTTPAATALLGQEVVPTAAEGGPEEPITVAHIVVEATSLAADISHAPDLVGSGHIKEVIVAAEAEPGDGEMAEAPGSPNHQELGLIGEGEQAQVKLLVNKEGRYVCMLCHKTFKTGSILKAHMVTHSSRKDHECKLCGASFRTKGSLIRHHRRHTDERPYRCAKCGKSFRESGALTRHLKSLTPCTEKIRLSVSKATVVGKEEVPAGSSASPVGTVTSSVAGEPMETSPVIHLVTDAKGTVIHEVHVQMQELPLGMKALAPESPDPEELPCSSENNRENLLHQAMQNSGIVLERVAGEESTLEPSPPSVSSHQSLGEGPPELPLLEMEQIETVASEASMVPRAHPCPQCSETFPTAATLEAHKRGHIGPRPFTCTQCGKAFPKAYLLKKHQEVHVHERRFRCGECGKFYKTIAHVRGHRRVHSDERPFPCPQCGKRYKTKNAQQVHFRTHLEEKPHVCQFCSRGFREKGSLVRHVRHHTGEKPFKCYKCGRGFAEHGTLNRHLRTKGGCLLEVEEVVVSEESPSAAATVLAEDPHTVLVEFSSVVADTQEYIIEATADDTETSEATEIIEGTQTEVDSHIMKVVQQIVHQAGAGHQIIVQNVTMDQEAALGSEAAAADTITIATPESLTEQVAMTLASAISEGTVLTARTGPNSTEQATVTMVSSEDIEILEHGGELVIASPEGPIEVQTVIV; from the exons ATGGAGGGCGCGATGGCAGTGCGGGTGACGGCCGCTCATACGGCAGAAGCCCGGGCCGAAGCCGGGCGTGAAGCGGGCGAGGGCGGGGTTGCGGCGGCGGCGGTGGCCTTGTCCTCCGGCGGCTTTCTTGGCCTCCCAGCGCCCTTCAGCGAGGAAG ATGAGGATGATGTGCACAGATGTGGCCGCTGCCAGGTGGAATTCACTGCCTTGGAGGACTTTGTCCAGCACAAGATTCAGAAGACCTGCCATCGGGCCCCTCAAGAGGCCCTGCCCACCACCCCTGCTGCCACTGCACTGCTGGGCCAGGAG GTAGTGCCAACTGCAGCAGAGGGAGGTCCAGAAGAGCCCATCACTGTGGCCCACATCGTGGTGGAAGCCACCTCTCTGGCAGCAGACATCAGCCATGCTCCTGACCTTGTTG GAAGTGGGCACATCAAAGAGGTCATTGTGGCTGCTGAGGCAGAACCAGGGGATGGCGAGATGGCAGAGGCTCCAGGCAGTCCTAACCATCAGGAACTTGGGCTTATTGGGGAGGGCGAGCAGGCCCAAGTCAAGCTGCTGGTGAACAAGGAAGGCCGCTACGTGTGCATGCTATGTCACAAGACCTTCAAAACG ggcAGCATCCTTAAGGCCCACATGGTAACACACAGCAGCCGCAAGGACCATGAGTGCAAGCTCTGTGGTGCCTCCTTTCGGACCAAGGGCTCACTCATCCGTCACCACAGGCGACACACTG ATGAGCGCCCTTATAGATGTGCCAAGTGTGGAAAGAGCTTCAGGGAGTCAGGTGCACTGACTCGGCACCTTAAATCTCTCACTCCATGCACAGAAAAGATCCGCCTCAGCGTGAGCAAGGCCACAGTTGTGGGCAAAGAGGAAGTGCCTGCAG GGTCTAGTGCCTCCCCTGTGGGGACAGTTACATCATCAGTGGCAGGAGAACCCATGGAAACATCACCTGTGATTCACCTGGTAACAGATGCCAAGGGCACTGTCATCCATGAAGTCCATGTCCAGATGCAGGAGCTTCCCCTGGGCATGAAAGCCCTGGCCCCTGAG TCCCCAGACCCTGAGGAGCTTCCCTGTTCCAGTGAGAACAACCGTGAGAACCTGCTACATCAGGCCATGCAGAATTCTGGCATCGTCCTCGAGCGGGTTGCTGGGGAGGAGAGTACTCTGGAGCCGTCTCCTCCCTCTGTGTCCAGTCACCAGTCCCTGGGAGAAGGACCCCCAGAACTGCCACTGCTGGAGATGGAACAGATAGAGACA GTGGCCAGTGAAGCTTCAATGGTGCCTAGGGCACACCCATGCCCTCAGTGCAGTGAGACTTTCCCAACAGCAGCCACCTTGGAGGCCCACAAGAGAGGTCATATAG ggcCGAGGCCATTCACCTGCACACAGTGTGGCAAGGCCTTCCCCAAAGCCTACCTGCTGAAGAAGCACCAGGAGGTGCATGTGCACGAGCGCCGCTTCCGTTGTGGAGAGTGTGGGAAGTTTTATAAGACCATTGCCCATGTGCGGGGCCACCGACGTGTCCACTCAGATGAGAGGCCTTTCCCTTGTCCCCAGTGTGGCAAGCGTTACAAAACCAAG AATGCCCAGCAGGTGCACTTCCGGACACATCTGGAAGAGAAGCCCCACGTGTGCCAGTTCTGCAGCCGAGGCTTCCGAGAAAAGGGCTCACTGGTGCGGCACGTGAGGCACCACACAGGCGAGAAGCCTTTCAAGTGCTACAAGTGTGGCCGTGGCTTTGCAGAGCATGGCACACTCAACCGGCACCTGCGCACCAAAG GGGGTTGCCTGCTGGaagtggaggaggtggtggtgtctGAGGAGAGCCCCTCTGCGGCTGCCACTGTGCTTGCAGAAGACCCCCACACCGTGCTGGTGGAGTTCTCATCTGTGGTGGCTGATACCCAAGAGTATATTATTGAG GCTACTGCAGATGACACAGAGACCAGTGAAGCCACCGAGATCATTGAGGGCACCCAGACAGAG GTGGACAGTCACATCATGAAGGTGGTACAGCAGATTGTGCACCAGGCTGGTGCTGGGCACCAGATCATCGTACAAAATGTGACCATGGACCAGGAGGCAGCACTGGGCTCAGAGGCAGCTGCTGCTGACACGATCACCATTGCCACTCCTGAGAGTCTTACTGAGCAGGTGGCCATGACACTGGCTTCAGCAATCAGTGAAGGCACTGTGCTCACAGCCCGCACAGGTCCAAACAGTACTGAACAGGCCACTGTGACAATGGTGTCATCAGAGGACATAGAGATCCTTGAGCATGGAGGAGAGCTGGTCATTGCTTCACCAGAGGGCCCAATTGAGGTGCAGACAGTCATCGTATAG
- the LOC100769895 gene encoding deoxyribonuclease-1-like 2 isoform X6: protein MPDLVGYLYAMNWYGFVLFLGHSCPQAFCFAMGWPRSLLAALWALWAMEATALRLGAFNIQSFGDNKVSDPDCGSVIAQILAGYDIVLVQEVRDPDLSAVSLLMEQINRESKHEYSFVSSKPLGRDQYKEMYLFVYRKDAVSVISTYQYPDPEDAFSREPFVVKFSAPSSGELSLLALTLLPSTAAKELVLIPLHAAPHQAVAEIDALYDVYLDVIDKWNTDDMVFLGDFNADCKYVKAQDWVSIRLRSSEVFKWLIPDSADTTVGNSDCAYDRIVVSGAHLPKSLKAQSASVHNFQEEFGLDQTQALAISDHFPVEVTFKSH from the exons ATGCCTGACCTAGTTGGATACCTCTATGCTATGAACTGGTACGGCTTTGTGTTATTCTTGGGACATTCCTGTCCCCAGGCTTTCTGCTTTGCCATGGGTTGGCCCAGGTCTTTGCTGGCAGCACTTTGGGCACTGTGGGCCATGGAGGCCACAGCACTGCGCCTTGGAGCCTTCAACATTCAGAGCTTTGGTGACAACAAAGTGTCAGATCCAGACTGTGGCAGTGTCATAGCACAG ATCCTGGCTGGCTATGATATCGTCCTGGTGCAGGAGGTGCGAGATCCAGACCTGAGTGCAGTGTCCCTGCTCATGGAGCAAATTAACAG AGAGTCTAAGCACGAGTACAGTTTTGTGAGCAGCAAGCCACTTGGACGTGACCAATACAAGGAAATGTATCTGTTTGTCTACAG GAAAGATGCAGTGTCAGTTATAAGCACATACCAGTATCCAGACCCAGAGGATGCCTTCAGCCGGGAGCCTTTTGTGGTAAAATTTTCAGCTCCCAGTTCTGGTGA GCTCTCTCTCTTGGCTCTCACACTCCTGCCTTCCACAGCTGCCAAGGAGCTAGTGCTGATCCCTCTGCACGCAGCACCTCACCAGGCGGTAGCCGAGATCGATGCCCTCTACGATGTGTACCTTGATGTGATAGACAAGTGGAACACTGAT GACATGGTGTTCCTGGGTGACTTTAATGCTGACTGCAAGTATGTAAAGGCCCAGGACTGGGTTTCAATCCGCCTGCGCAGCAGTGAGGTCTTTAAATGGCTCATCCCAGACAGTGCGGACACCACAGTGGGCAACTCAGACTGTGCCTACGACCGGATTGTAGTGAGCGGTGCTCATCTGCCTAAGAGCCTGAAGGCCCAGTCAGCCTCTGTTCACAACTTTCAGGAGGAATTTGGCCTAGATCAGACCCAG